Proteins encoded within one genomic window of Sporolactobacillus pectinivorans:
- a CDS encoding GNAT family N-acetyltransferase codes for MIKFEYFEEKDFDLLINWINSPELLVKWAGTDFNYPLDEEQLKEYIKDTNKENSSKIIYKVIIEENNSKKIIGHIALNNIDFKNCSATLSKVLVGDPQMRGQGLGPKIIKKLLKKAFEDLGLHRIELGVFAFNKSAIKSYKKIGFIKEGEKRDFRKLNGEYYNLWQMSMLESEWS; via the coding sequence TTGATTAAGTTTGAATATTTTGAGGAGAAAGATTTTGATTTATTAATAAACTGGATAAACTCTCCTGAACTTTTAGTCAAATGGGCAGGTACAGATTTTAATTATCCCCTAGATGAAGAACAATTAAAGGAATATATTAAAGACACAAATAAAGAAAATTCTAGTAAAATAATTTATAAAGTTATCATTGAAGAAAATAATTCAAAAAAAATTATAGGTCATATTGCTTTAAATAATATAGATTTTAAAAATTGTTCCGCCACGTTAAGTAAAGTTTTAGTAGGTGATCCGCAAATGCGTGGCCAAGGATTAGGCCCTAAAATAATAAAGAAATTATTGAAAAAGGCTTTTGAAGATTTGGGACTACACAGAATTGAATTAGGTGTTTTTGCCTTTAATAAATCAGCTATTAAAAGTTACAAAAAGATTGGATTTATAAAAGAAGGAGAAAAAAGAGACTTTAGAAAATTAAATGGAGAATATTATAATTTATGGCAAATGAGTATGTTAGAAAGCGAATGGTCTTGA
- a CDS encoding type III toxin-antitoxin system ToxN/AbiQ family toxin, with the protein MPQVDIEKRPNIWSLYFYTVGEIMKLYYVDEDYINELRNVDERVLLNKSTRPYLGVVLSINDLNYFVPLSSPKENKKLNNQLSIKLFEVNNIQNRLGYLLFLNMIPVPDKYLSKIDMQYIKEQDLEYYNLLTNQLIFIRQENQRIVNKAQKVYKNAVIKKVSFFESMCVDYLALERYVKDLKQ; encoded by the coding sequence TTGCCACAAGTAGACATTGAAAAGCGACCAAATATTTGGTCGCTTTATTTTTATACTGTAGGAGAAATTATGAAATTATACTATGTTGATGAAGATTATATTAATGAATTAAGAAATGTAGATGAGAGAGTATTATTAAATAAATCCACTCGTCCTTATTTAGGAGTTGTATTATCTATTAATGATCTTAATTATTTTGTCCCCTTAAGTTCCCCTAAAGAAAATAAAAAACTAAATAATCAACTATCAATAAAATTGTTTGAGGTTAATAATATTCAAAATAGATTAGGATATCTATTATTTTTAAATATGATACCTGTTCCTGATAAATATCTTTCTAAAATAGATATGCAATACATAAAGGAGCAAGATTTAGAATATTATAACTTATTAACTAACCAATTAATTTTTATTAGGCAAGAAAATCAAAGAATCGTAAATAAAGCCCAAAAAGTATATAAAAATGCTGTGATAAAAAAAGTTTCATTTTTTGAATCAATGTGTGTAGATTATTTAGCATTGGAAAGATATGTGAAAGATTTAAAACAGTAA